The Syntrophorhabdales bacterium genome has a segment encoding these proteins:
- a CDS encoding cell division protein ZapA: MGKQDGQDRKGRQDRKVEVNILNQVYTFVGEDEQQIVRAAEFVDARIRDVIKDYSIVNTLNAMMMAMMRIAAEYLEAKDKVEKVEDHTRRLLHKVEELDVPCGVRDRW, from the coding sequence ATGGGTAAGCAGGACGGACAGGACCGAAAGGGCAGGCAGGACAGAAAAGTTGAGGTAAACATCCTGAACCAGGTCTACACGTTTGTCGGAGAAGACGAGCAGCAGATTGTTAGGGCGGCTGAGTTTGTAGACGCGAGAATAAGAGATGTTATAAAAGATTACAGCATTGTCAATACTTTGAACGCTATGATGATGGCCATGATGCGAATTGCAGCCGAGTATCTGGAAGCGAAAGACAAAGTAGAAAAAGTTGAAGATCATACGCGGAGGCTCTTGCACAAAGTTGAAGAGTTAGATGTACCCTGCGGTGTGCGTGATAGATGGCA